The following proteins come from a genomic window of Falco peregrinus isolate bFalPer1 chromosome 16, bFalPer1.pri, whole genome shotgun sequence:
- the PTPN7 gene encoding tyrosine-protein phosphatase non-receptor type 7 isoform X9, producing the protein MVQACLVCSRVHNSSLSAQAAGADMDKPDKPSPSARKHVHLQERRGSNVSLVLDMSSLGSVEPIQPICTPRDITLKFLRTSSHVLRREELQQHAQSLTQLQEEFLKIPPNFVSPEELEIPGRASKDRYKTILPSMCHCIPLPHICPDPESRVCLRRARNQEEDSYINANYITGYAGRLREYIATQGPMLNTVTDFWEMVWQEEVPLIVMITKLQERKEKCVHYWPEKEGTYGPFTVRVQGLSECVEYVVRDLSIQSPWADTSQKDLSAFAWTVGTVLGHSAPSSGMAHFLVSLAQGSLLGVWQRLKLEFRR; encoded by the exons atggtaCAAGCCTGCTTGGTGTGTTCCAGAGTTCATAACAGCAGCCTGAGTGCCCAGGCAGCCGGGGCAGACATGGACAAGCCGGACAAGCCTAGTCCCTCTGCCAGGAAGCATGTGCATCTTCAGGAGAG GAGGGGGTCCAATGTGTCACTGGTGCTGGACATGAGTTCACTGGGAAGTGTTGAGCCCATCCAGCCCATCTGCACACCACGGGACATCACGCTGAAGTTCCTGAGGACATCCAGCCATGTGCTGAGGAGAGAGGAGCTCCAGCAACATGCCCAGAGCCTGACACAGCTCCAGGAGGAGTTTTTG AAAATCCCACCCAACTTTGTCAGTCCGGAGGAGCTGGAGATCCCTGGACGTGCCTCCAAGGACAGATATAAAACCATCCTCCCCAGTATGTGCCACTGCATCCCTTTGCCTCACATTTGCCCAG ACCCTGAAAGCCGGGTCTGTCTCAGGAGGGCAAGGAACCAGGAGGAAGACAGCTACATAAATGCCAACTACATCACG GGCTATGCAGGGCGGCTCCGGGAGTACATTGCCACACAGGGACCCATGCTGAACACTGTGACTGACTTCTGGGAGATGgtgtggcaggaggaggtgcCCCTCATCGTCATGATAACCAAGCTCCAGGAGCGCAAAGAG aaatgtgtcCACTACTGGCCTGAGAAGGAGGGCACCTACGGCCCCTTCACCGTCCGTGTGCAGGGGTTGAGTGAGTGCGTGGAGTACGTTGTCCGGGATCTCTCCATCCAG TCACCCTGGGCTGACACGAGCCAAAAGGATCTTTCTGCCTTTgcctggactgtggggacagTATTGGGACACTCTGCCCCATCTTCTGGGATGGCACACTTCCTAGTGTCCCTGGCCCAGGGGTCTCTCCTGGGTGTCTGGCAGAGGCTCAAACTGGAATTCAGGAGGTGA